Below is a window of Aphelocoma coerulescens isolate FSJ_1873_10779 chromosome 29, UR_Acoe_1.0, whole genome shotgun sequence DNA.
GCACACACAGGAACACACGTGCACACTCACAGGCACAGTCACACACGAACACACACTCGCTCTCACACACGCGTGCACAGCCTCAcacgctcacacacacacatgctcaCTCACACTTGCTCTCacgctcactcactcactctcactctcacactcacactcacccTCAGTCACACTCACTCTCTCACTCTCACACTCGCTGTCTCACTCCCACACTCACACTCACTCACTCTCgctctctctcactctctcaCTCTCTGCTCACTCTCTCACTCTCCCACTCTCTCCCTCACTCACACTCACTCACCCTCgctctctctcactctctctcACTCTCACTCTCTTGCTCTCTCGCTCTCACTCTGCTCACTCTCACactctctctcactctctctcACTCTGCTCActctcacactcacactcacacccTCACTCTCACTCTCTCTCTCACACTCTCTCTCACTCTCACACTCaccctctctctctgtctctctctctgtctgtctgtctctctctgtctgtctgtctgtctctctctctctctctctctctgtctgtctctctctctctctctgtctgtctctgtctgtctgtctgtctctgtctgtctctgtctgtctgtctctgtctgtctctgtctgtctgtctctctctctccccccccgtgccctcacCTCCGCTCCCCCTTTTTCCCGCCAGAGGGCGCGCGCggctccgccccgccccgcgcttTTCCGAGTCCTCCCGGCCGACAGGGGGCGCCGCGCGCAGCCCCGCAGCCTCCCCCGCCGCGCTGCCGGCCGCGCCTGCGCACACGGAGCGGCCGCGACCTGCCCGGCGGAGCCCGGTGAGAGGGGGCGGCCGGAGCGGGGCGAGGGGCGGCCGGAGCGGCCTGGGGCGGGACAGAGCCCCGGGGGACACTGAGAGCTCTGGGGGGGGGAACAGAACCGCGAGAGAGGGCAGCGAGGGGATCCAGAGCCCTTCGGGACGGGAGGCGAGTGGAGCCCCCCGCGCTGTGGGTGGGGACAAGGCTGGTGCCGCCCCCTCAGAACCCGGCTGGGGGGATCCCCCTCTTTGGGGGGGACGTTCCCTTAGGCGGCCTTTTGGGGTTTCCTCTCCAGTCCCCGCGTccagggctgggggtccccCGGCCGTGCCCCACCCCAGGCTGTGCCCGAGACCCCCAGGGCCCGTCTCGGAGCAGGGGCCCTGGGAGCTCCTGTCCCTCACCGGGGGGTGACACCCCCAGGACTTGCACCAGCCCCGCGATCCCTGACCCCAAAGTGCCACTGCCGGGAGGTGCCACCTGGGTGACAGCGACACGTCCTGCCCCTCCCATGTGTCCCCATATCCCCTGTGTGCCCCCAGGCCCGGGGTCACCCCTGGGGCCGGACCCCTCAGCCCTTCACGCCTGGTGCCTGTGTCCCCTCCAGCCGTGTCCCACGTGTGTCCCTCCAGCCGTGTCCCGCACGTGTCCCTCCGTCCTCGCCATGTTCACCTGTGCAAAGTTCGTCTCCGCTCCTGCGCTTGTGAGTAGTGacagcccctcccctgccctccctgtcccttggcgggacggggctgggggtgacGTGTGGCCCCTCCAGGCCGCGGGGAggtttggggacacctggggcagGTTTGAGCCCCGGAAGGTGAGTGCTGGCCGGGGCTCGGGTGACAAAGCCTTCAGCACCCGCCGGGGTCACCGATCACCTTGGGGAGGACCCAGCGCTGGCAGTGACACCCCCGGGGGGCACAGGGGTCCCCTGAATCGGGGgatgccagcacagcccccctGTCCAGGTGCCGCTCAGGGGACAGCCCGAGGGGCTCAGTgtgcctggggggtggcagcggtggccctgggggtcccccccaggctgagctctgtgtgtgcccCACAGGTGAGGAGGAGCTCGCGGGTGCTGGGCCAGCCCCTCTCGGCCGCGGCGCTGAGCAGCCCCGAGGCCCGGCCGGAGCAGGTAATGCGCCTGGGCTGGGGGTCAGTGTCCTGGGGAGTGACCGTGCCCCCCAGGGGGAAAACTGAggcccaggaggggctggggtgaGGTTAACTCCACCTTCCCCCTGAACGTTCGCCCAGGTGCGGCCGGGAGCCCCGCGGGCCCTGCGGACGAGCGCTGCCCACCGGGACATCGACACGGCCGCCAAGTTCATCGGCGCCGGCGCTGCCACCGTGGGGGTGGCCGGGTCTGGGGCCGGCATTGGCACTGTGTTTGGGAGCCTCATCATCGGCTACGCCAGGTCagggagctctggggggcaccagggggcttggggtgggaccagggggctctgaggggggacagggaccagGGCTGGCCATGCCCCCCTgaccccagccccgctccctgcAGGAACCCCTCGCtcaagcagcagctcttctcctACGCCATCCTGGGCTTCGCCCTCTCTGAGGCCATGGGGCTCTTCTGCCTCATGGTGGCCTTCCTCATCCTCTTCGCCATGTGACAGAGCGGCTGGCGGTGACAGCGACGGAGCCGTGGCCAGGGACGGTGGCCCCGTGCCTGGCCAGGAATGCCGGGGGGAGCCTTGGCCCCACCGCAGCCGGGCAGGGAATAAAGACGGTTTGGTGACAGCTCTGAGCTCCTCGTGTCTCCTTGGTGGCCCTGTCCAGTGTCACCTGTCTGCAGCTGGATTTGTCCCCACAGGGTCACCCCGGGGAGGTGGCGGTGTCCCCTCTGGGCTGAGCCTGGCTGCCACCCGGAGCTCAGCCGTGTCCCCAAAGGGACGGGGAAATCACTGATCCCCGGGAGCACCTGTGGCTGCCATCCTGGCTGTcacctccatccatccatccatccatccatccatccatccatccatccatccatccatccatccatccatccatccctgccggGACACCTCAGCCTGGAGGGGCTGCCGGGCTGTCCAGGGCCAGGAGCGGCCTTTGGGGTGTCCCACGTGCTGGGGGGGGACAGCTCCAGCCATGTCCGGGTTTGGGGTGTGCCAGGGGACCAGGACCGGCTGTGTCCGGAGTGCCACAGTGTCCGGGGTGTCCCGAGGGCCGTGTCCTGGCCGTGCCCCGGGGGTCGCGGTGTCCCGGGGGTCGCGGTGCCCCGGGGGATgcggggtgtcccgggggtcgCGGTGTCCCGGGGGATGCGGGGTGCCCCGGGGGATGCggtgtcccgggggtcccggtgccccgGGGGATgcggggtgtcccgggggtccTGGTGCCCCGGGGGTCGCggggtgtcccaggggatgCGGGGTgccccgggggtcccggtgccccgGGGGTCGCggtgtcccgggggtcccggtgtcccgggggtcccggtgtcCCGGGGGATgcggggtgtcccgggggtcccggtgccccgGGGGATgcggggtgtcccgggggtcgcggtgtcccgggggtcccggtgtcCCGGGGTCGCGGTGCCCCCGCAGCGCGCGGGGCCTCCTGGGCGGGGCCTTTGTTTGGCCACGCCCCGCGGGCGTGGCGGCCGCGCCCCTTCAGCGCCGGGGCCTCGCCCCTGGAGCGTCCCATTGGCCGCCGCGCCGTTACCGCTCCGCGGGTCTCGCGAGAGCCtcgcgcgcggggcggggggggcggcgggagccCCAGCGTGAGCGGCGCCAGCGCGaggccccggcccggctccctcAGGTAACGGCGGCACCGGGACGGCGGGAGCGGAGCCTCCCCGAGCGCTTCCGCGGcgggggagccccggggagcTCCGGGGGCGGTGGGAGCCCCGgtcggcccctccccccacaaCTCTCCCCGAGTTTTCGTGAGGCAGCGGctccgcccgccccgccttcgCGCTGAGTG
It encodes the following:
- the ATP5MC2 gene encoding ATP synthase F(0) complex subunit C2, mitochondrial yields the protein MFTCAKFVSAPALVRRSSRVLGQPLSAAALSSPEARPEQVRPGAPRALRTSAAHRDIDTAAKFIGAGAATVGVAGSGAGIGTVFGSLIIGYARNPSLKQQLFSYAILGFALSEAMGLFCLMVAFLILFAM